Proteins encoded within one genomic window of Alosa alosa isolate M-15738 ecotype Scorff River chromosome 24, AALO_Geno_1.1, whole genome shotgun sequence:
- the hsd17b3 gene encoding 17-beta-hydroxysteroid dehydrogenase type 3 produces the protein MDSSELVFTVLGAGVAFYYILKTVRLLKVLFPKFWYTLPGDFFTSMGEWAVITGGSDGIGKAYALELAQRGMNVVIVSRSIEKLNNAAKEIGKATGKRVKVLAVDFTKDHVCESIEKSLEDLNIGVLVNNVGMLPSPLPCKFLDMTTLEQTLNDVVNCNTKSMMQMCRIVLPGMEERGKGVILNVSSGMAAIPFPTYTLYTASKACVETFSQGLQAEYKAKGIIIQTVCPFGISTNMTGYQKPDLITYTPEDFVKTSLAYLKAGDKTFGSIAHTIMGWIIQTVPIQYFQTEKMQEQLIEFVKGRTGITT, from the exons ATGGACTCTTCTGAGTTGGTCTTCACTGTGCTTGGGGCAGGCGTTGCCTTCTACTATATTCTCAAAACCGTGAGACTGCTGAAAGTTCTATTTCCAAAATTCTGGTACACTTTGCCTGGAGATTTTTTCACTTCCATGGGAGAGTGGGCTG TGATCACTGGAGGGTCTGATGGAATCGGCAAAGCATATGCCCTTGAG CTAGCCCAGCGGGGAATGAATGTGGTTATTGTTAGCCGAAGTATTGAAAAACTAAATAATGCTGCAAAAGAAATAG GAAAGGCTACTGGCAAACGTGTTAAAGTTTTGGCGGTCGATTTTACCAAAGACCATGTGTGTGAGTCCATTGAGAAAAGCCTAGAAGACCTGAATATCGGAGTTTTAG TTAACAATGTTGGCATGCTGCCCTCACCCCTCCCCTGCAAGTTCCTCGATATGACCACTCTGGAGCAG ACACTCAATGACGTGGTAAACTGCAATACAAAATCGATGATGCAG ATGTGCAGAATTGTACTTCCTGGGATGGAGGAAAG GGGGAAAGGTGTCATTCTGAATGTGTCTTCTGGAATGGCTGCCATCCCCTTTCCCACATATACGCTCTACACAGCATCAAAA GCATGTGTTGAGACATTCTCACAAGGCCTTCAAGCTGAGTACAAAGCAAAAGGAATCATTATACAG ACAGTGTGTCCTTTTGGGATATCCACTAATATGACTGGCTACCAAAAACCAGATCTAATCACCTACACACCAGAGGACTTTGTGAAGACATCACTCGCCTACTTGAAAGCAGGAGACAAGACATTTGGGAGCATCGCTCATACAATAATG GGCTGGATTATACAGACAGTGCCTATTCAGTATTTCCAAACAGAGAAGATGCAAGAACAGCTGATTGAGTTTGTTAAAGGAAGAACTGGGATAACAACATAG